A segment of the Anopheles cruzii chromosome 2, idAnoCruzAS_RS32_06, whole genome shotgun sequence genome:
ttttctgtccCCGTAGATAACATCGTGCGCGTCGACGAAACCGGCCGTCCGTCGATGTTCGAGGTGCGGAGCTTGAGCGAAAACAACAAGTACGACTTTTGGGTGACGGCCTCGACCGCCAAGGGCGAGGGTGATCCGACGCAGGTCGTCTCGCAGACCACGAACCCGCGCCCGCCGGCCAAAATAGCGTCCTTCTCGAGGCTCCTCAAGGTGCCGGTTGGCATCAGCCTGGTGCTGGAGTGCGTTGCCGTCGGCAACCCGACACCGCGGACACGCTGGCTGACCAAGGACCAGGCGGTTACCTTCAGCCAGTACTACGTCATCTCGCAGGGCTTCCTGAAGATACATAGTGTCGAGCCGCAGATTGCCGGTAACTTCACCTGCTCGGCCAAGAACCTGTTCGGCGAAGACGAGATACACTACACGCTGATTGCGCTGCAGACACCGAACGTGACGCAGCTCTCGATCCAGTACACGTCGTTCGACAGTCTGCGCGTGACCTGGGAGGTGGCCAGCGACGGGGGCGCTCCCATACAGGGCTACAATCTGTACTACCGCACCACCAGCGGCACGTGGTCGAGCTCTGCCATAGCGAACGATCAGATGGCCTACACGCTGAACGGGCTCAAGTGCGGCACGCAGTACATTTTGAAGATCAACGCCCACAACAAGGTCGGTGTCGGAATGTTCACCGAAGAGCTGGCCGTGCGAACCAAGGGAAAAGGTAAGTGTCGCGTTAGTTGTTTCTCCCCAAAATAATCCCCACTTTGAATGGTGTATCAAATGCGCAAACGCTGTCACTCTGTTCTCAATATCCGCaaaatgttgctctttctACTCCGTCGTCGCGCGTGGGAACACTAAACAGCAGTTGTACTAAATGTCCACTATATTTCAAAATGCACATTCGAAATTTCATTGATTTTAAGATGCATTATTTTTACAAAGCTTAAGTACAAAGTACATATCTCCAGATTGCGGGCGCTTTCAATTTATGTGCCCGTTGCTTGAGGACCACAAAGTTTACCCCGGAGTGGTACCATCCAAATAGTGGGCAAAAGTATTAGTAACATTTTAAAAGCATACCGAAACTTTCCAGGAAAGCAGTTGCAATAAGTTAGAGACAGGTCAGCGTCTTGTAGTCTCGAACTCCTGAAGCAAAGTTGCCACTTGGGCGGGGGTTGAAGAAAGGAACCCTTGGCCTTTATTTGGCTTGCCTCTACGGCAGTGACGAACCATCCACCGTTCGGTTCCTTCATTCCCTTTCTATCCAGCGGTCTTtgcagagagcgagcgagccgtCGAATATAAAACAGGAAATCTCCATCTTAAGCCCAGGTCGCAATACTTGGCCAAACAGTATAATCCATCTGCTTTATTAATGCTCGGTGTGCATATCTGAAACTCTCCGGACACAGCCAGCCCTGCGGTGGTATCTTCTCGCTACCGACCGGTGCTTCTTTTCGACCCCGGCCCAGACGCAGAGCTTGACTTAAAATGCATAATCTTCATCAAAACACGCTCACGTGAGCATTTGGGGAAAGTAGTGCTAGGGAAGATTCGGCCGCAAGCGGACCTAGGCAAGCAGCGCAACTGAAACCTCAATGGTGTTTGCATTCCATGCCGTGCGGTGTGCCGTGGCGACTATTTGTACATGATAAATGCCCCGAGGGTGGTAGATGCCAGAGATAAGGCAAACGTTGGCACTAGGTTAACATAAGTTTCGCACTTATTTACATATACGCCATGAAATTGACAATGCATTCGGATGCGCCTCGCTGCCGTTCTCTGGAAAGCGCTTCCGGAGCGGTGGCGCTATGTGGCGCTTTCGGGAAGAATTTCGAgattcattttatttacaaccGATACGAATATTGTGCCGCCTTACGGTTGGACAAGTTGGGAAAAGAttggcacacgcacacacacaccaacacgagGCATGGGTTAATTCGATTAGTGAtgcaaattgatttatttcacactgaccgcaaccgaccgaacggcgctttcccggcccggcctgatCTAGAGTTGGCTACGGATTCGCTGTTGGCCACTGCTCTTCACACTCCCGGTTTCCAGTTCGAAATGGGAGACTGGATaatagtttaaaataatttaaaacatcaaaacccTGGCCACGGAGCGTAGCCAACGATGCAGAACGGTTTGTTTCGCATTCCATAATTATCGAAACGACTGGCCTCAAGTGTGTGCACCACATTCATGTACGTGCGCCCTCTCGCCCCGCAATGTCCGCACCGCCCCCTAGTCGACACATCGGCCTCCGCCCGCCTGGTTCGAGGAGTTTTGCAAATTATGCAACATTTCAAAGACCTATCTCCCGTCGTCGGATGCCGATCCCTGCCTCCCCAAATGTAGCTCGAGTTGCGTTTCGAAGCCCGTCCGTGGGGGCGCGAGGGAAGCGGCTACTAATGCCACTGGAGCGCCGCTGCCTCTGCCAGGGCCTCTCCAGCTGATAACAAATGGTACGAAAAATCTTGACACAGACGAATGATAAGCGTCCCCCACGGGGAATGCCGGCATGGCGCCCGGGACGGAGCCCGAACAGCATCATTAAATGTACGTTTAATTATACACCTCAATGAACCCCAACCTAATACACGGTTGCACACATACGCTGTGGGGCAGCACACGTACGGACACAGCCTCCGGGTACGGGTCCATGTGGCTGCGACGTGGCCATACGTAGCCGAATGCCCGGTCTGAGCTGGGCCCATTTCCGGGCGGACAGTTCGCATCGATGAACGCCAGCGCCATCTAGACTCAAATCCGGAATCCTTCCTTGCATCCGGTTGTGGCCCGGTTGTgcgagaaaacaaaatacaagTGGTCTTCGTCGACCGGACACTAGGTTGGAGGGGTTTCGGGGCTGTCGATAGGTGGCCCGGGGCACTGAGTACGGTCCTCCACAAATCCCCAGCCCCAACGTTTGAACTGGGGTTATCGATCGTGCTGGTTGACAACTGCCTCCGGCTATGGACAGCGGCAAGTTCCGGAGGTGTGCACCAGGGCGGAAGAGAGGGAGGCAAAAATAACACCACCAGCGGCTCCTGAAGTTCTGAAGAGCGGGATGTAATTGAATGGATTAATTTGACTATTTAACAAGCCGTCTGTATACGCACACGCAGCCGCGGTCCGGGAACGGGCGCGCAAAAAGGGACCAAAGGGCGTCCAAATGGGGTCCGGGGTTGCATTTTGTCGAACGCGCTTCACGTAGCGAGCGTAGTGGCTAAAATTGGgttgaatgtttaattttttacacTCCCATCTCCATCACCTTGGCCATCCTTCCGCACATCGGTGTGGCACAACATGCTTATCACTAATTATTCCGCGAATTTGCTCCCAGTTCCCCGGGGGGATGCTCTACCACTTGCTCCCGAGTCAAACTGAAGCGCGAAAAATAGGGTTTAGCTTGAATTTTGTCGATTCGAACCAATTGTTTAACAGTGAAGCCGTGCGACTGTTGGAAGTGGTGTATTCATTTCGTTTCCCGTACAtggcccatcatcatcagtttAGAAATTGTACTTCATAGTTTGCATTGTTTTCTCatgtgttttaatttgaatttattttcccggCTGAAATTCGACTGAAAAAGAATTCAAAAGAACATCGCACAACGATTGTTGGACCCTTTATGCTGTTTTGCAATGAAGCCCTTTTAACGCGGTACGTTCAAAATCACTATTGGGTACGCTTTTAAACACTTTAAAGCATCACAAATTCACAAGAAACGTTTGGCTAGTTGTTTGTGTTCTAACGCTCTGCCAACAGTGCAAATAAGCCACGTTTCAGATTTACCAAAAGTTCATCCAAAATTTATAAAAACtgaggtttgtttttcaattgaatGTACCAAAAATAAGTGTCGCAAGCCCTGGTGCATGGTGTTCTGGAGAGAACCTTACTATACGAGTATTCCTTTCTATACGAGTATTCCTTACATCATACGAAGCCCTTCTGAAGGACCCATACCATATATGAAGTCCTCCTTATCCGTGAGGCTTATTTCTTCTAGGTTCCCGATTGGGGCTCGGAATGCTCAGAATtggggttggttggttggcctAGTCACAATCTACGATGCTGTCAGCAAGAGATTATGAACCAAAAAAGCGATGAGCGGAAAGTAATataatttttttcgttttgaataatatttcCAATCAAATAATGGATCTGTTCGAAAAGCGTGCTCCTCGCTACTACTTATTCTTTCCTAATTGTTCGTTCcttgtgttttattaattttattttatcaagTGCTTTTCAAATGATCGCCCAGAGAAATCCAGAAAAGTATCCAATTAAGCAGCGTAGCAGAAATCAAAATTGGTGTAATTAAAACGGGGAGAATGTTTCGAAGAAACCAAGCGAAATATTCGAACGTTTTCATAAGGTATGCCGGCGATGTTTTATGACTACGCATCTGAAAACATCGAACGGAGCGGCTGTCAAGTTGCTGTCACGATTTGGAAGCCCGCGCTTACTGTGGTTGTCAGTTTACGACAAACCTTGCTTGGCAAAACAATTCAGTTTTGCTTCATCGCGTTGTTTTGTGCCCTTGATTGAGAAAGACGCCCGTTATATTGCGTGCCGAACAATTTCGGAGCATGAGCAACAAAGGGGCCAGTATAATATTATCGGTCGACTCGGCTGCTAAACAGGAGGAAATCACGAAAGCAGCCCGCATGATGCTGAAGGATGTGCAAAACACCCCGTCCATCGAGAAGGAAAATCACAGCTTGGGCCTTAAGATGGCCAAAGATTTGCTTTTACCATCCATCAAGGGCCCCACAGAAGCGAAGCGCATGAGATCCGTCTCCTCGAAGGCAACGCAAACGACATTCTTCGAGGAAGCCAAGCTGATGGAAACGAGCGTCGGTGTTGATATTCTTCGCACATTGGACGAAAAACGTCGTGTCGCCCTAGAGGCAACGCTGGAAGAAAATCAGAAGCTAACGGAGGAGCTTGCCGCAACACAAGAAGAATTGCAGGTTATGAGAAATGTTATCTCCGAGTATGAAGATCTTGTCGGGGTCATGAAGGACATGCTGTCGGACTGTACTTGCTCGGCGACTCAAACAACAAGCATCGATAAAAGTTCTTCGTCGAAAGTTGACGACAGCGGATTTGCCCAGATTCCCAGCGGCCCAGATTCCGACAGCGACGACTAAAAGTACAATTTATGTATGTTACACTAAGCTTCACGAACTGAATGTATAATAAACATTAACTATAACGTAATATAGTATGTTTTCAATGAATAACATTCGTACAGGTAAATAGAACGTGCAACACTAGTTGACAAACGATAAGCTATCGCTTGTTTGAAAGAGTCTAATTTAACGATTGATTACTCATTTCAAAGGATTTAAAGTCGACCGATGCTTTCACGGATTAGCCAGATTAAAGATAGAGCTGTCGTGGATACAAAAACTATTTAGTGCAAAATGTTAAACGGCTTGCTTGATGGTTTAGTATTCATGCAACGCATCAATGCTTTGTTCACTATTAATCAAAGCCACCTTTGATCAATCACAGTACACTTTGGTTTGCAATTTGGCACGGACCTACTGTGTTATCTTGTTTGTCGATAGTCTTAAAACAACTCTGTCGGAACTAATTTATGAATGTGTAACAAGCGTAATCAGTTCGTCCTTTGCAATggaacgtaaacaaaaaataaacaaaccaattaCATCGGCACTGTTGATTGGCCGATGGCAATATTGACCATCGGTGAGTCGTGTGCAAATAATGTTGGCTCGGTAATGtcgataatttaattttaaacttcTTTTAATTGATTAACAACCAGCAGCAAGAGATGCCAACTGCCAACGGCTATCATGAGCAATCGGATCGGCCTCAAtgtgtaaaatattgttttcttttgtgctTTTCCCTtaagtttcttttcttttttctcaaTAAAAAAATTGCTATTTTATGCTGCGGTGCTAGATTAGTTGATGGACCCATCAATATCAACCATTCGAACGTTTATCGATGGCTTCATCCCATTTCAATCAATGTCTCGCACCTTCCACGCTTATTGTCTGCGAAGTTTATCATCCATCACTCGGTTTGGAAGGCGGGGAAAACTGGGAAGACCTTCTGGGAAATTTTTTTCGAGGACCTTGTGCGCTTAAAGGTTAAAGGATTGCGGATTGTCGTAGTATTGCATCTTGTGCGAAGATATGTTTAATTTTGTGTCGCAAATTGATCGTATGAATTCGTCTCACGATACCAACTATCTCAATTGCAGCACCACACATACCCGAAGAACGAGAATTGTTCAACACAAACTCAACTTGCTTGAACCTGTTCCTCACTTCCTGGCTAAACGGTGGATGCCCCATATCGCACTTTTCCATCGAGTACCGCAGACTACACACGCCCTTCTGGACGATCGTTTCGTCCGATCTCTCCGGAACGGATCAGCACACCAACGGGAGCATCTCCTTTTGCGATTTCGTTCCGGCCACCTGGTACGAGCTAAAGATCACCTCCAATAATGATGCAGGAAAAACGATGGCACAGTACAACTTTGCCACACTAACCCAGACGGGTGAACGGGTTCCTCCTCCGGAGTACAAGGCGATGGAAGACGAAAGCAACGACACGGATCTGTTGCAGCAAGAAGAGTTCCAGTGGCTTCAGTCAACCATTATGATCgtaaccatcatcatcgttgtgCTATGCATGTAAGCATTACACAAATCGTCTACCGATTTCTTTATGCAGATCTACATTGTACCAACGTAACGCTACCTTTTCCAGGGTCATCGTGGCAAAGTATCGAGGCATATTGTGCTTCACGAGTGCTGGTGATCGTTACAGTACGCAAACGCTATCGGCAGATCTTAGCTTGAAGGAGCAATCCGAAAACATACGCAATCAACAGGTCTACAGCGCCTCACCGGTCAAGGTGATCAATAACAAAGACGAAAACGCGGAGATGTACGAAATATCTCCGTACGCCACGTTCAACGCTAGCACGGGCCGACTGTGCAAGGAACCGAGAAGCCTAAATCCATCGAACATAGACTACTCGTTACAATTTCGCACCTTCGGGCATCCGGAGTGTGATTTGAATGCTACCGCGTATCCCCTGCTAGAGAGCACCGGCCACATGCCGGGACATATCAAGGGCAAGTCAAGTTGGCATAAGCAGCAGTTTTATAATACAGGTGCGTTTTGGGAGCATAAAAACTGCGGTTCTACCTTATTCGACGGATCCTTTTTTTGCAGACGAAACTGCCTTACACATGCCGAGCTCAACGAAATCCATCGCCGGCAAGTGGGACGATGGGGCTTTGCGGCGGATGGGCCAAAGAAATTTCGGACCTAGCAACTACTCCGAATCGGACAGCAGTAGTCCGGTCAACGAGTTCTCGAATGCTCCCACCTTTCGAATACCATCGAAAACGCCGTGCCCAAGTAAGTGTGGCCGATCGGGCACACGGGGAGGAGAAGGGAGCGAGCCAATAAGTTTCTCTCCCTTTCCCAGACACACTGCATCACGAGTCCAGCACGGAATCCATTAAGGAGTTGTCGCCGGTGCGTGACCACCGTGcaaacacgccacgccatgtGCAGGCTGCAGGCTCGGCAAAAGGTCACTTCGGGCATCAGCTACGGACGGCTAAGGACAATCATTGCCTAGATATGCAGCCATCTTCAAGTACGCACAGGTAGTTCAGGTACCTAAATCTCAGATCCAAAATCTAACCAGGGAGCCCTACTGCATTGCATCCGCCCGAGTCCCTGGTGTACCGGCTAAAATAGGTACCGGCGATGGCACCGATTCCCTCTTTTTGACCCTCGCCACTGCAGTAATGTCTCCCGAGCTCAAAATTGAAACCCCGACTGCCATATGCTCTTATCCATACCAAAGTAACAAAAACTACACGGATTTGGAACACTGCCACCCATCAGCGGTACACTGTTGCAAGGCGGACCGATGCCAGTAATCGCATTTTGGCTTCGTTTGTAGATACCACAATAAGACCTACGTGACAGCGGCCGAGTTTAGCGAAACGGAAAGTGATCGGGAGCGGGCACTAGATCTCGAAGTGCAGCGTGCCATGGAAAAGGCCATACGGCAGGATGAGTGCAAATCGTCAACGAGATAGAGTGCTGTTACTGCCAAGCGTTTTAGACACATCTCTGTCCCTTTATCTCTCCCCTTCACACGCGCAACCCTCCAACGAAACAGATCCTGCATTCCATGCAATAGTTAAAACACATAAATATATCGATCGATCCATCGCTCTTTGAAGGCGCGATCTCAAGCATCCGGTACAGTTTCCCTTCCTATCCATCGTCAAGCAGTGTAATGTCCTGTAGTGTAGTGCAAAACTTGTCGTTATCGTAGCGCAGCATTCACATCGTGAGATTTTTTATAAATTCATTACAGTTAAATAAACgatatttgtttacatttgatGTACTATACTAATTGTGTGTAACTGTTGGCTGGGCACTAGAAATCGTTCTTCACAAGCCTTGCTTTCTCGCGCCATTGTTGTTCCTGTAGGGCCACCATCCGTTCAGCTTTAGATTTTTTGCCAATGCCAAGCTTTGGTAATCCTCGATTTAATCCCTCCAGCAACACGCACGCCTTGCACGGTTGCTGCGAGGATACGAATCCACATCGCCCACAGACACCCCGTACCGGTTTCTTTACTGTTCCCTTCATCCGTAGCTGCTCTCCGGCGTGGATGATATCCATGATGGCCGACGGGCGTACCTTCTCGAGATCTTTCAGAAAAGCTCGAGCGTGGCCACGGTACGCGTTCggtgcaaacacacactcggtggAAAAGTAGACCAGTTTCTTGAAGTGCGCGTACATGACGATTTCTTTTTCGTAGCTGTACTTTAGCGGCTTCACTCGCGGGATAGTGTCGTTCGCCTTCGATCCGGTTTTGACATCACAGCAGCGTCGCAATCGGGCAGTGTCACCTCGTAAGATGTTCATGATTACCGTCTCGGCTATATCGTCGGCATTATGCCCGGTAGCTACGCAGTCCACTTCCATCAACCGAGCGCCCCGATCCAGCGCTTGTCGTCGAAATACGCCACAGAACGTGCAATTGTTGCTCCGCCCGATCTCGGCCACAATCCGATCCATCGTCCAACCGTACAGTTCCTGATATGAAAGCACTCGCAGCGGCATACCGTAGTCGTCGCGGTTCTGTGCCAC
Coding sequences within it:
- the LOC128268898 gene encoding uncharacterized protein LOC128268898, with protein sequence MSNKGASIILSVDSAAKQEEITKAARMMLKDVQNTPSIEKENHSLGLKMAKDLLLPSIKGPTEAKRMRSVSSKATQTTFFEEAKLMETSVGVDILRTLDEKRRVALEATLEENQKLTEELAATQEELQVMRNVISEYEDLVGVMKDMLSDCTCSATQTTSIDKSSSSKVDDSGFAQIPSGPDSDSDD
- the LOC128268897 gene encoding cytoplasmic tRNA 2-thiolation protein 1, producing MPVPCASHCGRNAFMRRPKTNDTLCKDCFFLAFETEIHNTIQQEQLFRSGEKVAIAASGGKDSTVLAHVLNVLNRRYNYGLNLVLLSIDEGITGYRDDSLKTVAQNRDDYGMPLRVLSYQELYGWTMDRIVAEIGRSNNCTFCGVFRRQALDRGARLMEVDCVATGHNADDIAETVIMNILRGDTARLRRCCDVKTGSKANDTIPRVKPLKYSYEKEIVMYAHFKKLVYFSTECVFAPNAYRGHARAFLKDLEKVRPSAIMDIIHAGEQLRMKGTVKKPVRGVCGRCGFVSSQQPCKACVLLEGLNRGLPKLGIGKKSKAERMVALQEQQWREKARLVKNDF